Proteins encoded by one window of uncultured Sunxiuqinia sp.:
- a CDS encoding DUF2892 domain-containing protein, translated as MKERIVRAVAGFMVSVSVILATTVDNNWLILAAFVGLNLFQSSFTKFCPLEMILKKAGVE; from the coding sequence ATGAAAGAAAGAATAGTACGGGCTGTTGCCGGGTTTATGGTTTCGGTGAGCGTAATTTTGGCCACTACTGTTGACAATAATTGGCTAATTTTAGCGGCTTTTGTGGGGCTAAACCTGTTTCAGTCGTCGTTTACCAAATTTTGCCCGCTGGAAATGATCTTGAAAAAAGCGGGGGTTGAATAG